One segment of Anopheles stephensi strain Indian chromosome 3, UCI_ANSTEP_V1.0, whole genome shotgun sequence DNA contains the following:
- the LOC118510667 gene encoding homeotic protein spalt-major-like isoform X1: MIQVDPVGYPSNVKDESSADEDMKENGCTDNENTIAKPSAQLLAKMSEEFAEKAAAAARLSDHHHLHHPHYQSGAATGRAHHQDRPDGPGNEDNLSEDENNEDEETSATVAAAAASDRAAVNDRASSERDGEEACDEKAKGGECTTGRSSPRSPVSLVGRVSVNEGLGSMMGGSDHRDDPSNLAAAAAAAALGGPAAAAALAAAAAAAAAASAAKNTNPAAVGGGTLPAGDFNPAAAAFGFPPATTPAPGMSIQAFQNAIAQFTANALANNMDNDTVVKNLAILQSALFTLQQQQFLQFQLIQHLQSQLVKKHTEKEDSPLLGLAGAGLAGLGGSVGAGVDSATIGFLNNNNNNHSQHNHNKGSLQHHANSNSGSRHHHHQQQQQQQHHHHQAQQQPQTQHLQQNVKNEPQDLRKSSHGSADQDEEEEVEEEGIEDAFSKSYQMANMMAAAAAAAKSHVPPHVSELLRPSIHSVPEEELRKPKSSDTGSSMFGLGVSDKRTGSDQSAGGQSSGSSLGTSGSSAPTTQSLASSNATNTSGRSEKDEILPYHQDHSGSTGSFSSLAANIITDHAPSMLGEPNSLAMLEKKAQEVLNSASQGILSNNLLDELAFANDKSSPNGRNDAALFKHRCRYCGKIFGSDSSLQIHIRSHTGERPYKCNVCGSRFTTKGNLKVHFQRHSDKYPHIPMNPNPVPEHLDKYFPPLIPQEALKEQQQQQQQQQQQQQQQPGQSPSQPSSMPTGGPGGPGGPNGPAAFPGVVDGRAPPGFPPRGFFPDFYIPRPPHPQLQDLFGAAAAAAAANDAAARNPVDLSQMKKPVDPVPTPTRDATPEMRNMHSPELSNDAPTPGAKIKQEPMDESLDLSDKSTKVTGGSGRSTSTPIQHHRDMDESKDGSKDDGQLMDHSDHLKEDNGPLGSGALSVLNTSTSEKEFPLKLKNNSIENLATVPSVSPPSSSSSGSLYQDTVLDPSFYAAHLPRPDSNDSSWENFIEISSETSKLQELVDNIENKTSEPNQCLVCKKVLSCRSALQMHYRVHTGERPFRCKICGRSFTTKGNLKTHMSVHRIKPPMRTLHQCPVCHQKFSNIFVLQQHIRLHTGEMTDLTPDQIKAAEIKDYEGGVPPPPHPDALRLNPFGMRLASEFHQQQQHLAQQQQQQMQHQQQRQQQNKRSLEHSDEENDHENGPRPSSVDRGVTPIGKMPKVPIHEKLKVKTGLTSPAIESQVEDLRTMNLQRLSMRSLPPADDSFSRDSSSASPTTAMSTGSEAKRLRSSSPSNTSSPTVHSRRSPISTPPTVGGAEQASAAGRAAAAAAAAVAFPYGPPFLGMPQFPPFINRPPFLGNVPIVPPGSSMPPFGLFGVRGNTTTCNICFKTFACNSALEIHYRSHTKERPFKCSICDRGFSTKGNMKQHMLTHKIRDMFGSSGGNSGDESRTQTPPQDNHSQSSNGSESHQHHSSHQQDGSAQDFSPSGGRGGGGGGHRYGDGSRERSKSAGYEDGPSKPLLEMADSCPTQSAKSVDENGAGSMASIASDRGSSPTPLMAGSAAAVAAAAAAAAAAAASNNNYNEYGMGKDDLKNWCQKLKEMPENIAAS, from the exons ATGATTCAGGTCGACCCGGTTGGATATCCGTCAAACGTGAAAGATGAGTCCAGCGCAGATGAAG ATATGAAGGAGAATGGTTGTACAGATAACGAGAACACAATCGCGAAACCGTCGGCGCAATTGTTAGCGAAGATGTCGGAGGAATTTGCCGAAAAGGCGGCAGCGGCGGCCCGGCTcagcgatcatcatcatcttcatcatccgCATTATCAGTCCGGTGCGGCGACCGGACGCGCCCATCACCAGGATCGTCCCGACGGCCCGGGTAACGAGGATAATTTAAGTGAGGACGAAAACAATGAGGATGAGGAGACGTCGGCAACGGTGGCTGCGGCGGCGGCATCCGATCGAGCGGCTGTGAACGATCGAGCCAGCAGTGAGCGTGACGGCGAGGAGGCTTGTGATGAGAAGGCGAAGGGTGGTGAGTGTACAACCGGGAGGAGTAGTCCACGATCTCCGGTGTCACTGGTCGGGCGGGTTAGTGTAAATGAAGGTCTCGGATCGATGATGGGCGGTAGTGATCATCGCGATGATCCTTCCAATCTAGCGGCAGCCGCAGCAGCGGCCGCTCTCGGTGGTCCAGCCGCAGCCGCAGCCCTGGCAGCGgcggccgcagcagcagcagcagcatcggcagcGAAAAACACGAACCCTGCCGCGGTTGGTGGAGGAACCCTACCGGCGGGAGATTTTAATCCGGCGGCGGCGGCCTTTGGATTCCCGCCCGCAACAACACCTGCACCCGGCATGTCCATACAAGCGTTCCAGAATGCGATCGCCCAGTTCACGGCGAACGCACTCGCTAACAACATGGACAATGATACTGTGGTGAAGAATCTGGCGATCCTTCAATCGGCGCTGTTcacgctgcagcagcaacagttctTACAGTTCCAACTCATCCAGCATCTTCAATCGCAGCTGGTGAAGAAGCACACGGAGAAGGAGGACAGTCCGCTGCTTGGTTTGGCTGGGGCAGGACTCGCGGGGCTCGGCGGCAGTGTGGGGGCCGGTGTAGATAGTGCAACGATCGGTttcctcaacaacaacaataacaatcacAGCCAACACAATCACAACAAGGGCAGCTTGCAGCATCACGCGAACAGTAACAGCGGCAgtcgacatcatcatcatcagcagcagcagcagcagcagcaccatcaccatcaggcGCAGCAACAACCACAGACACAGCATCTGCAGCAAAATGTCAAAAATGAGCCTCAGGATTTGCGGAAATCTTCGCACGGGTCCGCGGATcaggatgaggaggaggaggtcgAGGAGGAAGGGATTGAGGACGCGTTCAGCAAGAGCTACCAGATGGCGAACATGATGGCGGCGGCTGCGGCAGCGGCCAAATCGCACGTACCACCGCACGTTAGTGAGCTGTTGCGGCCTTCGATCCATTCTGTCCCGGAAGAAGAACTAAG GAAACCGAAATCGTCCGACACTGGTAGCAGTATGTTTGGGCTAGGTGTCTCCGACAAGCGGACAGGCAGTGACCAGTCTGCCGGTGGACAATCGAGTGGGTCTTCGTTAGGAACTTCAGGCTCGTCAGCACCCACGACTCAATCGCTCGCTTCGTCGAATGCGACCAACACATCCGGTCGGTCGGAGAAGGACGAGATCCTGCCCTACCATCAAGATCATAGTGGATCTACGGGGAGTTTCTCGTCGCTGGCGGCCAACATCATCACCGATCACGCACCGTCCATGCTCGGTGAACCGAACTCGCTGGCCATGCTGGAGAAGAAGGCCCAGGAAGTGTTAAACTCCGCCTCGCAGGGCATCCTCTCGAACAATCTGCTCGATGAGCTAGCGTTCGCGAACGATAAATCATCACCGAATGGGCGGAACGATGCGGCACTCTTCAAGCACCGGTGTCGGTATTGTGGCAAAATCTTCGGTTCCGATTCCTCGCTGCAGATCCACATCCGATCGCATACGGGCGAACGGCCGTACAAGTGCAATGTGTGTGGCAGCCGGTTCACGACGAAGGGCAACCTGAAGGTACACTTCCAGCGCCACTCGGACAAGTACCCACACATCCCGATGAATCCGAACCCGGTGCCGGAACATCTGGACAAGTACTTCCCACCGCTAATCCCTCAGGAAGCTCTCAaagagcaacagcagcaacaacagcaacagcagcaacagcagcaacaacaaccgggCCAATCACCCTCGCAACCTTCGTCCATGCCGACCGGAGGTCCTGGAGGTCCCGGAGGGCCGAATGGCCCGGCCGCTTTCCCCGGCGTTGTAGACGGGCGTGCACCACCCGGATTTCCACCGCGTGGATTCTTTCCCGACTTTTACATCCCGAGGCCACCCCATCCGCAGCTGCAGGATCTGTTTGGTGCGGCGGCCGCGGCGGCTGCCGCGAATGATGCCGCCGCACGCAATCCGGTAGATTTGTCGCAGATGAAGAAACCGGTTGATCCGGTACCGACGCCGACGCGGGATGCGACCCCGGAGATGCGGAACATGCACTCGCCCGAGCTGTCGAACGATGCACCAACGCCCGGTGCGAAGATCAAGCAGGAACCGATGGACGAATCGTTGGATCTTTCGGACAAGTCTACGAAGGTGACGGGAGGATCGGGACGATCGACTAGCACCCCGATCCAGCACCATCGGGATATGGACGAGAGCAAGGATGGTTCGAAGGACGATGGCCAGCTGATGGATCATTCGGATCACCTGAAGGAAGACAATGGACCGCTGGGGTCCGGAGCACTCAGCGTGCTAAACACCTCCACCAGTGAGAAGGAGTTCCCGCTAAAGttgaaaaacaattcaatCGAGAATCTAGCTACCGTGCCCTCTGTTTCGCCACCTTCGAGCTCTTCGTCCGGTTCGCTCTACCAGGACACGGTGTTGGACCCTTCCTTCTACGCGGCACATCTTCCACGCCCCGACAGCAATGACAGTTCGTGGGAGAACTTTATCGAGATCTCGTCGGAAACTTCGAAACTGCAGGAGCTGGTGGACAACATCGAGAACAAGACATCGGAACCGAACCAGTGTCTCGTGTGCAAGAAGGTCCTCTCGTGTCGCAGTGCGCTGCAGATGCACTACCGTGTCCACACCGGTGAGCGACCGTTCCGTTGCAAAATCTGTGGCCGGTCGTTCACCACGAAAGGCAATCTGAAGACGCACATGAGCGTCCACCGGATAAAGCCTCCGATGCGAACGCTTCACCAGTGCCCGGTGTGTCATCAGAAGTTCTCCAACATCTTcgtgctgcagcagcacatACGGTTGCACACGGGCGAGATGACCGATCTTACCCCGGACCAGATCAAAGCGGCCGAGATTAAGGATTACGAGGGTGGCGTTCCGCCGCCACCGCACCCGGACGCGTTGCGACTGAACCCGTTCGGGATGCGTCTGGCCAGTGagttccaccagcagcagcaacatctcgcccagcagcagcagcaacagatgcagcatcaacagcagcggcagcagcaaaacaagcgATCGCTGGAGCATTCGGACGAGGAGAATGATCACGAGAATGGACCGCGCCCGTCGTCTGTCGATCGTGGCGTAACTCCGATCGGCAAAATGCCCAAAGTTCCGATTCACGAGAAGCTAAAGGTTAAAACCGGCCTAACCTCGCCGGCGATCGAGAGTCAGGTGGAGGATCTTCGCACGATGAACCTCCAGCGGCTCTCGATGCGATCGCTCCCGCCAGCGGATGATTCGTTTTCGCGAGATTCTTCGTCCGCCAGCCCTACCACCGCCATGTCCACCGGCTCCGAAGCCAAGCGTCTCCGTTCGTCCAGCCCCTCGAACACGTCCTCCCCGACGGTTCATTCGCGCCGTTCGCCGATCTCCACCCCACCGACCGTTGGCGGTGCGGAGCAGGCGAGTGCGGCCGGGcgggcggctgctgctgcggccgctgccgtTGCCTTCCCGTACGGACCGCCGTTCCTCGGTATGCCCCAGTTCCCGCCATTCATCAATCGGCCACCATTCCTGGGGAATGTTCCGATCGTGCCACCCGGGTCCAGTATGCCACCGTTCGGACTGTTCG GCGTTCGTGGAAACACAACAACTTGTAATATTTGCTTTAAAACTTTCGCCTGTAATTCCGCACTCGAAATTCATTACCGAAGCCATACGAAGGAGCGCCCATTCAAATGTTCAATCTGCGATCGAGGATTCTCTACCAAG GGAAATATGAAGCAGCACATGCTCACTCACAAAATCCGTGATATGTTCGGCAGCTCGGGTGGCAACTCCGGGGATGAGTCACGCACCCAAACCCCACCCCAGGACAACCATTCGCAGTCTTCGAATGGTTCGGAATCGCACCAACACCACTCATCCCACCAGCAGGATGGCAGCGCCCAGGACTTTTCACCTTCCGGTGGtagaggtggtggtggtggtggtcatcGTTACGGTGACGGAAGTCGTGAGCGGTCCAAGTCCGCCGGGTATGAGGATGGCCCATCGAAACCTTTGCTCGAGATGGCCGACAGTTGCCCAACGCAATCGGCCAAATCGGTCGACGAGAATGGTGCCGGCAGTATGGCGTCGATCGCTTCGGATCGGGGCAGTTCACCGACCCCGCTGATGGCTGGCAGTGCGGCCGCTGTAGCAGCCGCTGCAGctgcggccgccgccgccgccgcctccaacaacaactacaacgAGTACGGCATGGGTAAGGACGACCTGAAGAACTGGTGCCAGAAGTTGAAGGAAATGCCGGAAAATATTGCCGCAAGTTGA
- the LOC118510667 gene encoding homeotic protein spalt-major-like isoform X4 has translation MIQVDPVGYPSNVKDESSADEDMKENGCTDNENTIAKPSAQLLAKMSEEFAEKAAAAARLSDHHHLHHPHYQSGAATGRAHHQDRPDGPGNEDNLSEDENNEDEETSATVAAAAASDRAAVNDRASSERDGEEACDEKAKGGECTTGRSSPRSPVSLVGRVSVNEGLGSMMGGSDHRDDPSNLAAAAAAAALGGPAAAAALAAAAAAAAAASAAKNTNPAAVGGGTLPAGDFNPAAAAFGFPPATTPAPGMSIQAFQNAIAQFTANALANNMDNDTVVKNLAILQSALFTLQQQQFLQFQLIQHLQSQLVKKHTEKEDSPLLGLAGAGLAGLGGSVGAGVDSATIGFLNNNNNNHSQHNHNKGSLQHHANSNSGSRHHHHQQQQQQQHHHHQAQQQPQTQHLQQNVKNEPQDLRKSSHGSADQDEEEEVEEEGIEDAFSKSYQMANMMAAAAAAAKSHVPPHVSELLRPSIHSVPEEELRKPKSSDTGSSMFGLGVSDKRTGSDQSAGGQSSGSSLGTSGSSAPTTQSLASSNATNTSGRSEKDEILPYHQDHSGSTGSFSSLAANIITDHAPSMLGEPNSLAMLEKKAQEVLNSASQGILSNNLLDELAFANDKSSPNGRNDAALFKHRCRYCGKIFGSDSSLQIHIRSHTGERPYKCNVCGSRFTTKGNLKVHFQRHSDKYPHIPMNPNPVPEHLDKYFPPLIPQEALKEQQQQQQQQQQQQQQQPGQSPSQPSSMPTGGPGGPGGPNGPAAFPGVVDGRAPPGFPPRGFFPDFYIPRPPHPQLQDLFGAAAAAAAANDAAARNPVDLSQMKKPVDPVPTPTRDATPEMRNMHSPELSNDAPTPGAKIKQEPMDESLDLSDKSTKVTGGSGRSTSTPIQHHRDMDESKDGSKDDGQLMDHSDHLKEDNGPLGSGALSVLNTSTSEKEFPLKLKNNSIENLATVPSVSPPSSSSSGSLYQDTVLDPSFYAAHLPRPDSNDSSWENFIEISSETSKLQELVDNIENKTSEPNQCLVCKKVLSCRSALQMHYRVHTGERPFRCKICGRSFTTKGNLKTHMSVHRIKPPMRTLHQCPVCHQKFSNIFVLQQHIRLHTGEMTDLTPDQIKAAEIKDYEGGVPPPPHPDALRLNPFGMRLASEFHQQQQHLAQQQQQQMQHQQQRQQQNKRSLEHSDEENDHENGPRPSSVDRGVTPIGKMPKVPIHEKLKVKTGLTSPAIESQVEDLRTMNLQRLSMRSLPPADDSFSRDSSSASPTTAMSTGSEAKRLRSSSPSNTSSPTVHSRRSPISTPPTVGGAEQASAAGRAAAAAAAAVAFPYGPPFLGMPQFPPFINRPPFLGNVPIVPPGSSMPPFGLFDFLLQKI, from the exons ATGATTCAGGTCGACCCGGTTGGATATCCGTCAAACGTGAAAGATGAGTCCAGCGCAGATGAAG ATATGAAGGAGAATGGTTGTACAGATAACGAGAACACAATCGCGAAACCGTCGGCGCAATTGTTAGCGAAGATGTCGGAGGAATTTGCCGAAAAGGCGGCAGCGGCGGCCCGGCTcagcgatcatcatcatcttcatcatccgCATTATCAGTCCGGTGCGGCGACCGGACGCGCCCATCACCAGGATCGTCCCGACGGCCCGGGTAACGAGGATAATTTAAGTGAGGACGAAAACAATGAGGATGAGGAGACGTCGGCAACGGTGGCTGCGGCGGCGGCATCCGATCGAGCGGCTGTGAACGATCGAGCCAGCAGTGAGCGTGACGGCGAGGAGGCTTGTGATGAGAAGGCGAAGGGTGGTGAGTGTACAACCGGGAGGAGTAGTCCACGATCTCCGGTGTCACTGGTCGGGCGGGTTAGTGTAAATGAAGGTCTCGGATCGATGATGGGCGGTAGTGATCATCGCGATGATCCTTCCAATCTAGCGGCAGCCGCAGCAGCGGCCGCTCTCGGTGGTCCAGCCGCAGCCGCAGCCCTGGCAGCGgcggccgcagcagcagcagcagcatcggcagcGAAAAACACGAACCCTGCCGCGGTTGGTGGAGGAACCCTACCGGCGGGAGATTTTAATCCGGCGGCGGCGGCCTTTGGATTCCCGCCCGCAACAACACCTGCACCCGGCATGTCCATACAAGCGTTCCAGAATGCGATCGCCCAGTTCACGGCGAACGCACTCGCTAACAACATGGACAATGATACTGTGGTGAAGAATCTGGCGATCCTTCAATCGGCGCTGTTcacgctgcagcagcaacagttctTACAGTTCCAACTCATCCAGCATCTTCAATCGCAGCTGGTGAAGAAGCACACGGAGAAGGAGGACAGTCCGCTGCTTGGTTTGGCTGGGGCAGGACTCGCGGGGCTCGGCGGCAGTGTGGGGGCCGGTGTAGATAGTGCAACGATCGGTttcctcaacaacaacaataacaatcacAGCCAACACAATCACAACAAGGGCAGCTTGCAGCATCACGCGAACAGTAACAGCGGCAgtcgacatcatcatcatcagcagcagcagcagcagcagcaccatcaccatcaggcGCAGCAACAACCACAGACACAGCATCTGCAGCAAAATGTCAAAAATGAGCCTCAGGATTTGCGGAAATCTTCGCACGGGTCCGCGGATcaggatgaggaggaggaggtcgAGGAGGAAGGGATTGAGGACGCGTTCAGCAAGAGCTACCAGATGGCGAACATGATGGCGGCGGCTGCGGCAGCGGCCAAATCGCACGTACCACCGCACGTTAGTGAGCTGTTGCGGCCTTCGATCCATTCTGTCCCGGAAGAAGAACTAAG GAAACCGAAATCGTCCGACACTGGTAGCAGTATGTTTGGGCTAGGTGTCTCCGACAAGCGGACAGGCAGTGACCAGTCTGCCGGTGGACAATCGAGTGGGTCTTCGTTAGGAACTTCAGGCTCGTCAGCACCCACGACTCAATCGCTCGCTTCGTCGAATGCGACCAACACATCCGGTCGGTCGGAGAAGGACGAGATCCTGCCCTACCATCAAGATCATAGTGGATCTACGGGGAGTTTCTCGTCGCTGGCGGCCAACATCATCACCGATCACGCACCGTCCATGCTCGGTGAACCGAACTCGCTGGCCATGCTGGAGAAGAAGGCCCAGGAAGTGTTAAACTCCGCCTCGCAGGGCATCCTCTCGAACAATCTGCTCGATGAGCTAGCGTTCGCGAACGATAAATCATCACCGAATGGGCGGAACGATGCGGCACTCTTCAAGCACCGGTGTCGGTATTGTGGCAAAATCTTCGGTTCCGATTCCTCGCTGCAGATCCACATCCGATCGCATACGGGCGAACGGCCGTACAAGTGCAATGTGTGTGGCAGCCGGTTCACGACGAAGGGCAACCTGAAGGTACACTTCCAGCGCCACTCGGACAAGTACCCACACATCCCGATGAATCCGAACCCGGTGCCGGAACATCTGGACAAGTACTTCCCACCGCTAATCCCTCAGGAAGCTCTCAaagagcaacagcagcaacaacagcaacagcagcaacagcagcaacaacaaccgggCCAATCACCCTCGCAACCTTCGTCCATGCCGACCGGAGGTCCTGGAGGTCCCGGAGGGCCGAATGGCCCGGCCGCTTTCCCCGGCGTTGTAGACGGGCGTGCACCACCCGGATTTCCACCGCGTGGATTCTTTCCCGACTTTTACATCCCGAGGCCACCCCATCCGCAGCTGCAGGATCTGTTTGGTGCGGCGGCCGCGGCGGCTGCCGCGAATGATGCCGCCGCACGCAATCCGGTAGATTTGTCGCAGATGAAGAAACCGGTTGATCCGGTACCGACGCCGACGCGGGATGCGACCCCGGAGATGCGGAACATGCACTCGCCCGAGCTGTCGAACGATGCACCAACGCCCGGTGCGAAGATCAAGCAGGAACCGATGGACGAATCGTTGGATCTTTCGGACAAGTCTACGAAGGTGACGGGAGGATCGGGACGATCGACTAGCACCCCGATCCAGCACCATCGGGATATGGACGAGAGCAAGGATGGTTCGAAGGACGATGGCCAGCTGATGGATCATTCGGATCACCTGAAGGAAGACAATGGACCGCTGGGGTCCGGAGCACTCAGCGTGCTAAACACCTCCACCAGTGAGAAGGAGTTCCCGCTAAAGttgaaaaacaattcaatCGAGAATCTAGCTACCGTGCCCTCTGTTTCGCCACCTTCGAGCTCTTCGTCCGGTTCGCTCTACCAGGACACGGTGTTGGACCCTTCCTTCTACGCGGCACATCTTCCACGCCCCGACAGCAATGACAGTTCGTGGGAGAACTTTATCGAGATCTCGTCGGAAACTTCGAAACTGCAGGAGCTGGTGGACAACATCGAGAACAAGACATCGGAACCGAACCAGTGTCTCGTGTGCAAGAAGGTCCTCTCGTGTCGCAGTGCGCTGCAGATGCACTACCGTGTCCACACCGGTGAGCGACCGTTCCGTTGCAAAATCTGTGGCCGGTCGTTCACCACGAAAGGCAATCTGAAGACGCACATGAGCGTCCACCGGATAAAGCCTCCGATGCGAACGCTTCACCAGTGCCCGGTGTGTCATCAGAAGTTCTCCAACATCTTcgtgctgcagcagcacatACGGTTGCACACGGGCGAGATGACCGATCTTACCCCGGACCAGATCAAAGCGGCCGAGATTAAGGATTACGAGGGTGGCGTTCCGCCGCCACCGCACCCGGACGCGTTGCGACTGAACCCGTTCGGGATGCGTCTGGCCAGTGagttccaccagcagcagcaacatctcgcccagcagcagcagcaacagatgcagcatcaacagcagcggcagcagcaaaacaagcgATCGCTGGAGCATTCGGACGAGGAGAATGATCACGAGAATGGACCGCGCCCGTCGTCTGTCGATCGTGGCGTAACTCCGATCGGCAAAATGCCCAAAGTTCCGATTCACGAGAAGCTAAAGGTTAAAACCGGCCTAACCTCGCCGGCGATCGAGAGTCAGGTGGAGGATCTTCGCACGATGAACCTCCAGCGGCTCTCGATGCGATCGCTCCCGCCAGCGGATGATTCGTTTTCGCGAGATTCTTCGTCCGCCAGCCCTACCACCGCCATGTCCACCGGCTCCGAAGCCAAGCGTCTCCGTTCGTCCAGCCCCTCGAACACGTCCTCCCCGACGGTTCATTCGCGCCGTTCGCCGATCTCCACCCCACCGACCGTTGGCGGTGCGGAGCAGGCGAGTGCGGCCGGGcgggcggctgctgctgcggccgctgccgtTGCCTTCCCGTACGGACCGCCGTTCCTCGGTATGCCCCAGTTCCCGCCATTCATCAATCGGCCACCATTCCTGGGGAATGTTCCGATCGTGCCACCCGGGTCCAGTATGCCACCGTTCGGACTGTTCG ATTTCTTATTACAGAAAATTTGA